The sequence TGACCAGTGAGAGACCGTTCTAATAGAAGACCCTCGTTAAGCAACACTGAAAGCACGATGGCCTTTACTCCTTTCACTACCAATCAGTCAAGTATTCCCACCTCAGAACAAACTGAGCACAAATTTGAAATCATTTGTTTTTCAAGGGTTATCGGAATGTCATAGAACGGAGCCATGGTGGGttcatcaaattttttttctcgaaagaTCTCCTTGTTTAGCCATTGTTACTAAGGGAATCCTGCTTCTTGTTATGGCTACTTCATAATGAGATATTCGTGTTGTGGTTATAGGTTACCAACGCCTTAGGCGTCAGTGCCCATTTGTATTGATCAATTAGTATATGTTGCTGTTGTCTCTGAAGCGATGATGGGCTGGTCAGCTTTCAGACACTTTTAACTTCCTTGTAATGATGTCAATGTTGTTCCTCCCAATGTTGTCAGGGTTGTGTAATCGCATGGAATCCCGTTGAACTGTGCTTTCCCTAAACTTCTGTGTAGCTCAACCGCGGTAATGTtttaatatacaactatcccccgaaggggaggtgaatagtggtggatatataccgagacgcgaagcgtcgaggtatatatccaccgctcttcaccgaccctgagggggatagttgttttagtatttaccaaatcggatggataaaaaaatgttgttttaatttctgcttccaaaactttcgcgaaacgacgccccatttttctttccgttcgcaaaacagtgaatagccaaggatattccgagttacgggagccaatcaaaacgcgcgaaaattgctatccactgatttggtaaatactaatttgTAATATTCGAAAGCAGTTCAAACATATATTTTCATATCCTCGATAATAAGCCATGTTAGCATGATTAAAACTAAAAAGCTCCTCCCTCGATAAATGCCACAAACAGAAACGAAAACGTTTCCGCAAAAGTTATCGTGAATGGGGCGATTCAAAAGTATGACATCGGTAAATCTTGTCTTTTCCTCCAGATTAATTAGAAAAATAAGAGGTAAAGATAATAGTAATAAGTAAACTTGAATGTGTGCTCCTATATTAAGGACTTTCATTTTCAAGGAGCCAACGAACAACTGGgagaaacaatgaaaaaatgaatcCCAGCGCAGTTGATGAGTGGAACTGGGAAAACACAGGGAGCGGAATGACTTCTCCGGATTTCCCGGAATACAAAGCCGACACCCTAACTACTCGGACATGCTATTGCAACTctcttattttctttattatccAATAAGACGGTGCATAATCTAGCATAGACGAGTCACTTTCCTTTCATATTATCCCACTGAAACATTGCTTTTAGGGTTACTATACCAACCCGCTATTTTAATGGGTTgccaatcattattattatcctaAGTAATTAGCCATGTCGCTGATTTTATCCGCTACTGTAATGAAATTGATATTGAGTTTCCTTGTATCTTAATACACTATGGCTTTTCTAGAACTTTTTCTTTAAACAGTTGTTGATATCATGCATAAAAGAGCTGTTGTTTTCGAGCACTCAATTCTTTAGTTTAACTTCAGTCAGCCTTCTCGTCTGCACGAACtgtgaaaatgaaatttaattatAAGCCcgtttctctttttctccaGCACTTAAGCAATTTCATCGCAGGAGTGCTGTTCAAGTACCAGTATGcttattttttcatcttttctgaAACCGCTTGATTTCTTACCTAATCTTCGCGAACTATTCGCATAACACGTGAAATGAAAACAGGCGTTCTCGAGTCCCGCGAAAAACAAACGCTACATTGCATTTTCCGTGCTAATGGAACACTTAGTTGACAAAAATGACACCCAATAATTAAATAGATAAATATTTTAACACATGGGACTGCGAAGAGTAATTAAGGTTTGTTAAAGTATTGTTCTCTAAGTGTTTCCGGGAGATTTTTTGAACGCTATCCCTCGCATTTCCTTCAATTGCGATTTCGCACTGTCGAGGTTTGTTATCAGTTCCATCTCGCTACATCCGTTTTTCCGTTAATCTTGggaagaaaaggaaacaatGTACTATTTAGGcttttcaaaatgctgaaaactgaacaatttttttataGTCCACCGAGCTCTGTAATGCTTGTTCATTTGTAGAAAACGATCTCGGAAGTCGGAATGAAAGCTGTTACTATTTTTCGTCAATGGAGCTGTTGTTGCTTGTAATACAATATCTTACGAATTCCTATTTTAAGTTTTGCGAAATGCTTTAAAACGAGTTCCGAAGTCGCTCTTTCAGAGATTTTCCTCCGAATAATAGGCGCCACTATTTTTCGTCGATTGAGCGGTTCTCGCGTTTCAATGCAGTGCAAACCTTAGAATCTGACTAACGAAAACTTTCGTTACCAAGTTTGCATGTCATTTGTTTTCGAATACATTTCCTTATTGATATTCCAATGAGAAAACCCTGCTGTCTTTTAATAACCAGATAAACTATGAGCGGTTCAATCGAACGAGACAGATTTATCatatttttgcaattatttgaAGTATGGTGTAACTTTGTTTGCGGAAGGAGGTAAAAAATACTCGTGAAGACATCTTTCAGTACTGAAGGAAGCTTGGCTGAGTGGTTCCAGCTTTGGTCTGAGAACTTTGATTCGGTAATACCTTGTTCAAATTCCTTTCCAACTGCCAGCTAGAAATGTTCTGGGCTGTGTTGATACCTCAACTTGATTTTAACCGTAACAAGTTAGCATGGAACTCTCGGCTGCTGGGACTCGCCCGTTATTGAGACTGCTGAGAGGGCGCCTGTGGTTTCCTCTTTGATATTGTCCGAATTAAAAGAGTTGTGAGTTCATATTTCATATTTCAAGTTATTTGTCTCCGATTATCGAGGGGTCACTGACAGCTAGTTTCACTAACGCCACAACCAAtgcattttacattttcacACCTCCATCTCAGAATTTCATTTCTTGACACTTCAGCTAAACGATAACCTTCAGTTGCTTCTCTTCCTTTTCAGGTCAATGTAGTGAATTGTCACCCGATCGCTTCGTTGATGTCATAAATAGCATCAAGAAATACACGATGTCGTTTCTTTGGGACTTAATAGCTTTGACCACGCCCATTTACAACAAGGTTTGTCGACGCACAAAATTTCCCTGCTGTTTTTCTTACGGTTCCTTGAAGTTGTCAttaaccatattttttttttcgttaaaatgCATCCTTTCGCTTGTTCGGAACGCatttaatctttttttctttcatcgaaAGTTGATTTTTTATGAACTTTTAAACTTGAACTGAGTATCGTTTCCGATTTGACGTCACAACTAACTTGTTTTTACAAATATTTAAGTGCCTTCCCGAAACTGTGCTCtctaattttgaaaatgtttctttttcttgagtAAATGAAAAGCATTTAATAGTTCAAGCGCTAGCCCTTGTCTATGGCAATCGacaaatgtttgattttgtgTGCTTGACCTGTGGTAGGCGCAGCTTCCTGTGCAGGACATTTTTACAATCTCATTTGACATTCTGACTTGATGTGCGTTAAACACAGTACACGGTTGTGAAGGAAAAATATTCGTTCTCATTAATGGATTCAGTTCTTAATTTGGAATTAAAAATTTGGAAGTAAAAATTGACCTGTTCGTTTGTATGCGAGAAAGGACAAATCCGTTACAAATACAAAGAACTAGTTTCAAGCAGAAACATGCACGaggcaaatttaaaattctccgGGACTACTAACATCGAATCCTGGAGAAGCTGTATATTGATATAGGTCAAATAGCGGAAACGTTAATCTAATAGAAAGAAAGGAGATGTCTgcgtttgaatttttttttaaattttaacccGCAGCTACCACTGTTGATTGAAATAGAGAAGCAATAATGTAAGATTTTTCTGTCTTCTTAACCACCGTCATGTTGGGTACGCTGAAGTGTGGAAACCACTGACAACTCTGAATTTGCTTcgaccatagttagtagagttagttactaactatgcttCGACGTCCTAAATCTTCAATCTCCTAAATCTCTACCTTGGTAGAGCATCTGGGATTTTCAGCAATCGGAGTCTAGAAATCGGTCTCTCGTCTGTTCTACTCCCTTTGTGATAgtactcggatttttccgaatTTCCCCGATTCATGcaccaacaaacaaacaagtctTTGTCTTGGTTAAGCTTTTTTTGTCAGTTAAATTTACTTGAAAAGCGATGCTGTCAGATAAAAGGAGTTGAGAGTGGACTGAGAgggaattttcattttgtaattCTGTATTTTTTAGGAATGTCAATCGGATTTACTAAGGACGAGTCCATTTTCCTGCGGCTGTGTTCGCGAAATTTGGATCATGTTTGTTCATCTTATGGACCATTTGAGTGCTAAGACGGCTGTAGAGGTAAAGACACATCGTGATTAGTACATGGAACTAGTCGATGCTTTTATGgtttaaaaaattattctttctgAGTAGCACACAACCGTTTGTATGGCGTAGAATGTTCTCGTTTGTTTTGTCTTCAGTCGTTCTGGTCAGCAGTTTCATCCATCATGTCTGAGATACTTCATCCCAAAGAAACGGAGACAGACAGTCAAGAGTCTAGCTCCCAGGACTGCGCACGATCGTGTGGTGAGACTCTCTAGCCTTCTTGCAAAGACCATATTTTCCCTAGTCTCCTTTGCAACGTTTCCTGTCCCCAGGCGGGCACGGGCAACTTTGCGTCACTTCGGCCCGAGTGACTGCGAAGAAGATTAATTTTCCCCAGAGACCAAAGACTATTTGAATCAATGGAGTCTGTGAAGGCACTCGAGACAATCACTGATTTTGAAATCATCTAGCCTTGTAGAGAAAACTGAACAttgattaaaaaatatttttagtgTAAGCCTTCCCGAAACTATGCTCTCTTATTCTGAGAATCTTCCTTTTTCTTGACTAAATGGAAAGTATTTAATCGTTCAAGCGCTAGCCCTCGTCTATGGCAATAGAGAAATGGTTGATTTTGTTTGCTTGACCTGTGGTAGGCGCACCTTCCTATGCAGGAATGGTCGCACCAATTCCAAACAGAAGTAGCAGTAGTAGTGATGGTTGTAATGGTTGTCACGACTAGCGGTTGTGCATTATTTAGTTGTGATTTTCAAGTTTGTATTCGTTTCCAGCTCCGCCTGGTTTCACAGTAAGGACGCCTGTTGGTTTCTGTTGGTGGCTGTTGGCCCAtctgtctcctctgtacttgtTTACCAACAAAGGAGAGCACACGCAGAGGAGAAAGGTCAGTTAAGAGTTGTTGTGGTTCTTTTATGTTTAGGTAGCCTTAGCAACGACGAAGGACCGCAATGCCAAGTAAATCGTCACTTGAGAATACATATTTTcgcagttgtgactattttgcgattatcgcATCCTCTTCGGATTAATATGCAAAGGTATCGAAATACGCTGTAACTGGACTGCAAGGAGCGCTGTTAAaagaaaatgcagaaaataaaagatttatCATCGAATTCTCAGTTGTCATCAAAACCCCAAAcatggtaatttcacgttgttgttttgctgagAACGCCACAGAATTGtgttaaagtgcgtgccgcacgtgcagttTTTCTCacatgaccaatcaaattcttcatttgtggCGTGGTCGTTACCGCGTCGTCCTTGATGCTAAAGCTTGCTATATAATTCATAGAGTTTAGCCAAATTCGATTAGTTTTTGTTTCTCCCCGTCCGGTGCTCTCTTTCGCTGGTGTTGCGAAGGTTTCACGCCGAGCAAAACACTTTTCCTGGTACTTTATCCTGATCAAGTCAACATGGCGAGTATTGAGTTCAGTGAATGTTCTGTATACGTCGGACACGTGAACGAAATTATGGAGAGTTTGAAAAGCTCATCTGTGTATAACTggttttttcaaattttctcttATATTTATTGTCATTGGCTTTTGTTAAATGTTGTAGTTTTATCATTTCATGATGTACATACGTAACTCAGCCTCCGGCTACGATGTGTATGTATCAATAAAGTATCCATTCATCCATCCATACAGACAAacagacaaaaatttggttttaccaaaaGAGTGGATAAAGATTGAATTCACATTCACATTCCGTATGTGAAACAGCACTTCAAATACATACATTTCATAGATGATGACttcacattttttcattttcttattgtttcttgttgttttaaatttctttaacTCTGTGATAACCGGTGCGGGGTTGGAgcgaaaattttgcaaaattttccgCGTCTCCTCGTCGTTTGTAGTTAAATCGTTGTATTTTAAACAATTGTGACGACATCGTATCGACTATTTTTCGCTCCGCAGGGATGTGTCCCAGGAAACTGGGTTCTTGCTCAGGATTTACTTAAATCGTCTCTCCAAGGAAACAAGGTGAGTTTCAAAGACGCAGTCGTGATAgaatgacaaacaaaaaacaaaagcaataataattttggaagCTGTGGTGATTTGTGATAAGTGGTAGAACGCGGTGTACTTCGCTgagttttaaaattttgacgaCTTTCTATCTTTTTTTCAACTGGTTAGCTCTGGTGTCAAAGTTCTTGGAATTAGACTGGTTTGAAATTTCGTCCATATTTCACGAAAAACTGAATTTGTCATCGAAAAGTTCTTGGTACTTGGCGATTTTCAGCCGACGGGATATCGTATGCTCAGGACTTGCACAGAAGCTTAAAGTTGGTCGTTTTGCGTTTAagcgaaagaaagaaagaaacaaagaaggCCTAAGGACAGTGTCACTTCGCTTAGTTGAAATTGCAACCTTGTCAGTTTACTGAGAAAGAAGCGAAACTTGAGATTAGGAAAATAGGCGACTGACTCAAAGGCGTAGTCCTATAAACCTAAAAGACCTTTTTGTTGTGTAcattcaatgtatttttttttcaatcttgcAGGACAACCACGAGGAATCACATCGGCGTTTCTCACTGCGTTGTTGTCTTTCGTTGTCCATCCACTGGTCTGCAAATTCGGATCTTATTCTTTGGCTGTGGGATTACTTTCACAAGAGAATGGTTAGTTTCAGTTTTGTTGTTATCCCCTACCCCCCCCCCTCGCCAAGTTTTGTCATGACTTATTCAGGAGCTCACAAGGGATAAAATTTAAAGTAGCAGTGGTGTGCTATGAAGAACAtatagattatttttcagtatTTGTGTGCAAATAACTTTGAGGCCTTATGAGAGTGGTTTCCCCTGGGAATGCGACTGGCCTTATCTGAGGCACAAACATAACCGCCAGTCTCTGACCTTTCTTTGTTTGGatcaccaacatggccgccgtaaCGCTGATACACATGGGTTGTGTATCAGCTTCAAATTTTAATCCACGGAATGATAATGATTGAAGTGACCTTCGCAGTTTGATAAGCAAATCACAAAAACGGGACTCAAATCCATGACCCCCCGCCTCAACCATCATTGCGAACATTAACCGCTCATCAACGGGAGCTGGTCAAATGCGAACTCGATGGTTATCTCGTAAGACGTGAAATCGCCTCATAGCACGTCATCATTAGACCTCTTTTGCTTGTACGTTTCTTTTCCCAATGCAGACGACgtcatattttcaaaaaaatgttcctttttttaTAATTAATGCGTACACGTGCACTTGCAGATAGAACAAAAGCAAATCACAATCAGTTTAAGAGAAAATTAGAAAAAATTAGTTATACATAGATAGGCTTCTCAACTTCTTCTTCATAGTTTGGTTCACGCGTTCGACGCGCACAGAACATTCACTGAAGTCAACACTCGCCGTGTTGACTTGATCAAGATAAAATACCAGGAAAAGCTTTCCGCGACGTGAAACTTTCGCAACACTTTTGAAAGAGAGCACCGGACGGGGAGAAACGAAAACTAATCGAATTTGGCTACACTCTATGAATTACATGGCAAGCTTTTGCATCGGCAACGAGGGTCGGGTCGTTTACAGCTAACTTATGACTTTTGGAAACTAAAAGCAAGGATATTTACAAAATACATTTGATTATAAACTAAATTATTTACAACTATGGGTTGTGAACATGAAGTCAAGCACAAACAAAGTCATCATTCCTAAAACTAAAAGTGGATGCCGATGTTATCTTAAGGCTAACTTCATTGAAAGTAATTAAGGATTTAAGCTTTACCCTGAGGCTCCGATATGGAATGTCATTTGCCAGGGCACTTCAATTATTGCAgaagatgaaattacaaaggacTCGTCCCTAGGGAATCATCACGTGGTCTCTGCAGGGAGAACAAagtgtacaagctaaagaggtttATTGCGAGACTGTAAGATGAGAAATGTGGGTTATATTTCCAGTTTACAACATCAAGGGTGTAGCGTGTTGCTAACGTTACGCGTTACTTGATTTTGTTCTACAGAATGATTCCTTTCACATCCCAGGCCAGTCTTTGAACAGCTTCGTCGTTGTTAGGTAGGCTGTCTCTATATCAGCATTCCAGTGTAGAGGTTACAGGAAAATAATGCAGGAAGAAAAACATTGCGTATTCCGTTCAAGATCTGATATCCAGTTTATTGTCATAAATCGTTTTTAACGTTGTcttatgaaattcatattgtttCCTGCTGACACCTGCATGTTGAATAGCGCTTTGGCTACTGCTTCTACCGTTGACAGCCTTTCCAACTTGCATCAAATCACTTTGCCGGGGCATGGGGGTAGTACTTCTAGTTTGATTTCATATCATCAGAATTAAAGAGCCTTTTCCGGTCTAATCATTCGCAGAttcaaaaacagaaacattCTTGGTATAgggtgtgttcgctcatgtgaccagaagccatatttgcataatgaaacaaaaggaggaatttgcataaaaatagagttcaatccccaaaagaatatttcactcctccaacatggcggccgtttctttgtttactcctccaacatggccgccgtgacgtcatgtgaagaCACTCTTTAGATGATCCTGGCAGTTGTGCGCTTCATTTAAGCAGTAACGAAGAGAATACCTGAAAATTTTCCGGTTGAATGAGAACCGAACCCTGACATCTGCGAtactggtgcagtgctctataCTCAAACTTGCTTCAATGcacaaatacatgaatttcgtGCATTCATTTACACCAGAAACATTCTAGTTAGTCATTAAGTGCTCTCCTGACTTCCAAACATTTTGTGggatacatttttttttgtttttcagtcctTCTGCTCTACAGTGGATGGACCAATGCTACAGGAGGTTCAATGATCTGCATCAAAGGTGGTTCCTAAATCACTCCTAGCTGTACTTTTTTCTATGGAAAGCAATACCTGTTTACGATAGATTTCAATTTAGCATAGTCTGCAGTGCTGGTGTATTCTAGCGCTCGGACTTATACGCGAACGTTGACAATCCCAACTAACTTCGGCTAAAATACCTTGCGTGCCCAGCCAGCTAGTTTAGAATAACTGCAGGTAGTAACCAACATGTCGTTACACTGAAAAGATGAAAGGAAACACTctttccaacaacaacaacaaaaaaatgttcttAGAGTGGAACACTGTAACACTAACATGCTGATGCAGAGATATTCGCGCAGTCTTGTGTTAGCGACAGCGTTGATTAGAAAGGTGGGAGGGAAGAGATGGAAAGAAACTACAGAGGCCCAAATGCAATACAGCGTGTCGGTTCGTGACGACATGCAACAGGTTTGGAGGGCTCGTTCGTAAAAAGGGCTGAAAACTGCGTCATCAATCATTCCCCTTTGTCGCCCGCAGAAATTATGCTGAAATAATCAAATGTAAGAGAGTTTGCTTAAGTCCAAACCATCAAATCGATgcttattttgtttaaattccTCGTAGCTCGGTTGTTCCAGACCACGAAAACAGTTTTACACTATTTTTGCGACTGGTGTCCGTTCATCTCACGAAATTGCTGCACAGCGGATCCCTTCAGACGTGGAAGCAGATCAAAGGAAGGTATGCGAGGGTTTGCATCGATGATCAGCATTTTTCATCATtgcgtttatttatttatgttttaaaaCCTTCTTCTTCTCTGCGAATTTCTGAAAACTTCGATGTCGTTAGACTCTATGGTAACATGCAATGGGAGAGTCACATTGCTGAtaacgcaaaaaaaacaaaacaaaataaaacactCGTCCACATGCGTTGGGTTCCAGCCTGTTATATTACAGTTCCtttcaatatattaaattaaccttttttttgCGTACAAgtcgttgaaaaaaaaaaattggcaagaTGAAAGCGTTCTTTACTAACCGCCGGCCAGAGTTTTTATGCCCTTGAAATATACTTGAACTTTTCGTTATCTCATCGCAACGTTCTCACAAATGATCCTACAGCGCGTTTAATAAGAGCTGTTGGCTGTTTTGTTCAGACGAGTCGCCTATTGTTTGTCTTAAGTTTAAATGATTATGGAGAGATTCTTCAGCAATCTGTCACCTTCAAAGCCGAAGGCAGCTGTCTCCTgtaaattaattgttttttttttctaaacccCTGTTCCCTGAAAAAAACCTAGTTTGAGTTAATTTTCAGTGATCTCAAAGTTGTTTCACTTTTGATCTCGACAACAACAGTGCACAAACTGATTGGATAGAGCCGGCGATGAGTTTAATAGGAGAAGTATTGTAGATATACCTCCGTTGTTATTGAACGAGCGGAGTTAAATTCTCAATCGTGGAAAAGTTGCTTTACTGCGGAACGTAGATCTCGAAGTCGCCAACAGCACATAAGAGGATTGAGGGATGAATTCAGGAGAATTAATGTAGAGGTGATTGAACGAACGGTGAAACGGTAATTTCCACTTGTCATCAGTATCATCTGAGGCGTATAACAACACGCCATGAGTACAAAGACTTGGAATGTGTTAACCGCTGCCTTTTTTAGTCTAAGCGAACGCCACATTCTTCCATGAGTTACTTGAGGCTGGAATTGGTGAATCTGTATTTGATGTCGACGAACGATgaagtaaattttcaagtaGATGGCAAAGTTTGAAAGAAGAGTTAGGCCGATTTGCGCTGACATCATCTTTGTCGTTAACAATTTCCAATGCCAAAATCCTGCCAATAGCACAGCGCACGAAGTAACACTTAGCGCCGCCAAGATGGCGCGTTGAGTGGTCATAACAGTAGCGTACCTTAGGTGTAACTGAAGAGCAATGAGACGATCGAGTCCTATCGCTGTGACAGTGAAAAACGAATTTGTGCATAGAAAGTAAATCGTAATGTTGAAGCGTTCGCAGAGGAACTCATATGTCGTTGAGAAACCGTGCATTCCCGAACAAaggggacttttgtctgattggttgatcggttTTCCGGTGATCAGTCTCCTAACCGCGCGgtaatgaagataaacaaagatggctgccAAGGGGAAGGTTCCTTGTTGTGGTTGTTCGATCGTTTGTTCGAAAGTCTGTACTAATCTTACGTGGTTTTTAAACCTTAAAATGGCGAGAAAAGGTTTTCCAATGGGTATCCCACGAGgcgggaaaaattttttttggtcagCTTTGGGAAAGCGTCTTTTTTCTTCGGAGAAAGCAAATAAGCCGTTTCGCGAGCTAGCGAGttgtttcgtaacaaatgcgctaaatgcgaaaagacctggtcgaaatgcaggtttataggctgggaagggaaatctttgggccgtaagtgctacaataaagtaaagagagagtccgagaatatataattttgttactcagtttcCAAATGTCATTGAAAGGTAAGTTTGCAAATAGTATTGGGGTCCacattgcatttacatgtagctgGCATGGCTGTGTTTGATAGACTCTTCCTCATGTTGCCACAACTTTAACACTGTGTCCATGCAAACCTAACACTGTGCCAAGTGTTGGTCACTGgtcaaattatgtgtatttccacacccacttagtgaaaatgaaagtcatctcaatcaagaaagtttgttatggtgcaacagatttttgtcaccttaaagaaacaataatgagAGTGGGTGACTTTGAGATGCATTTTTCCTAGAATGTAGCAAACATTCACTTTTATCAACACAACAGAACCTCATCTTTATACAATCTAGACTGTCACCTGGAAAGGTGACATTGGCcttgcttgcaagtttgttgctttctggttttgttttcattcttgttgtaaatagtcagaaaattgtaaaatacaattcattcatttattttatccaccaagttgtcctattatcagtattattgcaatgtaacttgtagtattgttttaattcatttctgataacctcaatttgttatttggataatgtgtgctgtccatcaaaacattttttttccacttttattTGCCTTTTTAACTTGCTTGCATGACTGGGCAAAACAGCCTTGACCATAGAACCTGGTCAAGTGGtaacacagaataataattgcaatataatgttgacaaaaaatgtgaagaaaaaaatccaaatcaaaatctagtgcaGCAGCAATCTATTCTCTAagattgcaaaaatgcagttgctgcacaacagtattattgtttgatgtagatgatatgtacagtgtacaggattcctACTAGATTTTCTTTAATCGCAGTATATATGTACCAGCTTGTTCCCATTTAATCATACTTGTAGGTATAAACAACTGTGTATATTGTAGATAACTTTCCTTGTTGTAATTTTTAGCTGaaagaatttaatgtaaatttatcattattattaatttgatgtagatgatTGTACAATGTACAGAATATTACAACTAGACGTTACTTAATCACAGTATATGTACTAGCTTGTCCCTATTTCATCATATTTTTTGGTATTATCAACTGTGTATATTGTAGATAACTTTCCTTGTTCTTATTTTTAACTGTAAAGAATTTACTGTAACTTTAAAAGAATGTATAATTTGTAAGTAAAcccaagtgtcacaaagtgaattaactgtacaaaatatgtaaattttaacttgtaaagttatcttattcagcaattaaatctaactttactcacaaataaacatgaacatggaaagcacttttatatggatatgaaatgttttgtaggcaaataatcttgcataataatttattctagcCTTCTGGAGATTTCTTTACCAATAAAAGCACTGATCAGTTAATTGGAAGTTCGGCTATGGAACTTGGTTAAAATGCGTTAGAactaaaa is a genomic window of Acropora muricata isolate sample 2 chromosome 8, ASM3666990v1, whole genome shotgun sequence containing:
- the LOC136925829 gene encoding adenosine receptor A2a-like codes for the protein MHGFSTTYEFLCERFNITIYFLCTNSFFTVTAIGLDRLIALQLHLRYATVMTTQRAILAALSVTSCAVLLAGFWHWKLLTTKMMSAQIGLTLLSNFAIYLKIYFIVRRHQIQIHQFQPQVTHGRMWRSLRLKKAAVNTFQVFVLMACCYTPQMILMTSGNYRFTVRSITSTLILLNSSLNPLMCCWRLRDLRSAVKQLFHD